From one Nonomuraea polychroma genomic stretch:
- a CDS encoding nucleotide disphospho-sugar-binding domain-containing protein — protein MRVLFIPAAVPSHFYPMAPLAWAFQSAGHEVYVAGQPPVVDSIVAAGLQAVPVGGAYDLMANITAAGEIVRRETGEGPSASGDVSSMSPEAFRRYAELRILPHVRTAAAMLDELAPFARAWRPDLVVSDPITLVAPLIAAAAGAPLVHHLWGPLPERGTLTEFPGYSADPGKWPAELRDLYDLCGVEPAAYPAVASIEPGPPSLQAAAIPKRLPARYVPFNGSGALPAWLRESADRPRVCVSWLTSNTTPGAGESAHPLATLVSALAAEDVETLVAVRAWNQTGLEELPGGVRVVVDLPLNIVLPTCAVSVNHGGVGTTMTALHHGVPQVVVPYNPGAVYEVQCLIDAGAAVAVDADPIDAGEVASAAVALAGDCAQRKAAAVLREENLAQPAPAQVVGNLEELLG, from the coding sequence ATGCGCGTACTCTTCATTCCGGCCGCCGTGCCCAGTCACTTCTACCCGATGGCGCCGCTGGCCTGGGCGTTCCAGAGCGCCGGCCATGAGGTGTACGTGGCCGGCCAGCCGCCAGTCGTCGACTCCATCGTGGCCGCCGGCCTGCAAGCCGTGCCCGTCGGCGGCGCGTACGATCTGATGGCGAACATCACCGCGGCCGGGGAAATCGTGCGGCGGGAGACCGGGGAGGGCCCGAGCGCGTCAGGCGACGTCTCGTCGATGTCCCCCGAGGCGTTTCGCCGCTATGCCGAGCTGCGGATACTCCCGCACGTCCGAACGGCGGCGGCAATGCTCGACGAGCTCGCGCCGTTCGCCCGGGCGTGGCGCCCCGATCTGGTCGTCTCAGACCCGATCACGCTGGTGGCTCCCCTGATCGCCGCGGCCGCCGGGGCGCCGCTCGTCCATCACCTGTGGGGGCCGCTGCCCGAGCGGGGGACGCTGACCGAGTTCCCCGGCTACAGCGCCGACCCCGGGAAGTGGCCGGCCGAGCTGCGCGACCTGTACGACCTGTGCGGGGTCGAGCCCGCAGCGTACCCGGCCGTGGCGAGCATCGAGCCGGGGCCTCCCAGCCTGCAGGCCGCGGCCATCCCAAAGCGGCTGCCGGCCCGCTACGTCCCGTTCAACGGGTCGGGAGCGCTCCCCGCCTGGCTGCGTGAGTCGGCCGACCGGCCGCGGGTCTGCGTGTCCTGGCTGACGTCGAACACCACGCCCGGCGCCGGGGAGTCGGCGCATCCGCTCGCCACACTGGTCAGCGCGCTCGCCGCCGAGGACGTGGAGACCCTGGTGGCCGTGCGGGCCTGGAACCAGACAGGCCTGGAGGAACTGCCTGGCGGGGTGCGGGTCGTGGTGGACCTGCCGCTGAACATCGTCCTGCCGACCTGCGCGGTGTCGGTGAACCACGGCGGCGTGGGCACCACGATGACCGCGCTCCACCACGGCGTCCCGCAGGTGGTGGTGCCGTACAACCCCGGCGCGGTCTACGAGGTGCAGTGCCTGATCGACGCCGGCGCCGCGGTCGCGGTGGACGCGGACCCGATCGACGCCGGCGAGGTGGCCTCCGCGGCCGTCGCGCTGGCCGGCGACTGCGCCCAGCGCAAGGCCGCCGCCGTCCTGCGGGAGGAGAACCTCGCGCAGCCCGCCCCGGCCCAGGTGGTCGGCAACCTCGAGGAGCTCCTGGGATGA
- a CDS encoding metallophosphoesterase family protein — MTGKLLAISDLHVHYEDNKRVVEALRPESDGDWLLLPGDIGEMISDVEWALNLLSERFSTVVWAPGNHELWTHPGDPVQLRGEERYRLLVETCRRYGVVTPEDPYPIWDGEGGPLAIAPLFVLYDYTFRAGHATKEAALEAAYESGVVCTDEFLLHPDPYPSREAWCRARLEITERRLAELPGDLPIILVNHFPLVRRPTEILRYPEFALWCGTEATAAWLRRYHVVATVYGHLHIPRLIVQDGLPHYEVSLGYPREWRPRPSAPGLTTILPQPAAVA, encoded by the coding sequence ATGACGGGGAAGTTGCTGGCCATCAGCGATCTGCACGTTCACTACGAGGACAACAAGCGCGTCGTCGAGGCGTTGAGACCGGAGTCGGACGGCGACTGGCTGCTCCTTCCCGGCGACATCGGCGAGATGATCTCCGACGTCGAGTGGGCGTTGAATCTGCTCAGCGAGAGATTCTCGACGGTGGTGTGGGCACCGGGGAACCACGAGCTGTGGACCCACCCGGGAGATCCGGTACAGCTGCGCGGCGAGGAGCGGTACCGGCTCCTGGTGGAGACATGCCGCCGGTACGGGGTCGTGACTCCTGAGGACCCCTACCCGATCTGGGACGGGGAGGGCGGCCCCCTGGCCATCGCGCCGTTGTTCGTGTTGTACGACTACACCTTCAGAGCCGGGCACGCCACCAAGGAGGCCGCGCTGGAGGCGGCTTACGAGTCGGGAGTGGTGTGCACGGACGAGTTCCTCCTGCATCCTGACCCGTACCCGAGCCGGGAGGCGTGGTGCCGGGCCCGGCTGGAGATCACCGAGAGGCGGCTGGCCGAGCTGCCCGGCGACCTGCCGATCATCCTGGTCAATCACTTCCCGCTCGTCCGGCGGCCCACGGAGATCCTGAGATATCCGGAGTTCGCCCTGTGGTGCGGCACGGAGGCCACGGCCGCGTGGCTGCGGCGCTACCACGTGGTCGCCACCGTCTACGGGCACCTGCACATCCCCCGGCTGATCGTGCAGGACGGGCTGCCGCACTACGAGGTCTCGCTCGGCTACCCGCGGGAGTGGCGACCTCGCCCGTCCGCGCCCGGGCTGACGACGATCCTTCCCCAGCCGGCTGCAGTGGCGTAG